One window of the Rhipicephalus sanguineus isolate Rsan-2018 chromosome 2, BIME_Rsan_1.4, whole genome shotgun sequence genome contains the following:
- the LOC119382847 gene encoding ATP-dependent RNA helicase DDX39A, with amino-acid sequence MADNDLLDYEEEQEQSAEESLPQVKKPIGGYVSIHSSGFRDFLLRPELLRAIVDCGFEHPSEVQHECIPQAILGMDILCQAKSGMGKTAVFVLATLQQLDPVENQVSVLVMCHTRELAFQISKEYERFSKYLPSVRVGVFFGGMNITNDEKALAGSCPHIVVGTPGRVLALVRSRKLQLRHVKHFVLDECDKVLEQLDMRRDVQEIFRATPHEKQVMMFSATLSKDIRPICLKFMQDPMEVYVDDEAKLTLHGLQQYYVKLRENEKNRKLIELLDFLEFNQVVIFVKTVQRCVALAQLLVEQNFPAIAIHRAMTQEERLSRYQQFKDFQKRILVATNLFGRGMDIERVNIVFNYDMPEDSDTYLHRVARAGRFGTKGLALTFVADEQDARTLNEVQDRFDVNVSELPEEIDISSYIEGR; translated from the coding sequence ATGGCCGACAACGATTTGTTGGACTACGAGGAAGAGCAGGAGCAGAGTGCGGAGGAAAGCTTACCCCAAGTAAAGAAACCCATTGGAGGCTACGTGTCCATTCACAGCTCGGGCTTCAGGGATTTTCTTCTGAGGCCCGAGCTTCTACGCGCCATCGTGGACTGCGGCTTCGAACACCCGTCCGAAGTACAACACGAGTGCATACCACAGGCAATCCTGGGCATGGACATCCTGTGTCAGGCCAAGTCTGGCATGGGAAAGACCGCCGTGTTCGTCCTGGCTACCCTGCAGCAGCTGGACCCCGTCGAAAACCAGGTGTCCGTGCTCGTGATGTGCCACACCCGAGAGCTGGCCTTCCAGATATCCAAGGAGTACGAGCGTTTCTCCAAGTATCTGCCTTCAGTGCGTGTGGGCGTGTTCTTTGGCGGCATGAACATCACCAACGACGAGAAGGCGCTCGCGGGCAGCTGTCCCCATATCGTGGTGGGCACACCCGGTAGAGTCCTGGCCCTCGTTCGCAGCCGTAAACTGCAGCTGAGGCACGTCAAACACTTCGTTCTGGACGAGTGCGACAAGGTGCTCGAGCAACTGGACATGCGTCGGGACGTCCAGGAGATATTTCGCGCCACTCCTCACGAGAAGCAGGTCATGATGTTCAGCGCTACGCTGAGCAAGGACATCAGGCCCATTTGCCTCAAGTTTATGCAAGACCCGATGGAGGTGTACGTGGACGACGAGGCCAAGCTGACGCTGCACGGTCTGCAGCAGTACTACGTGAAGCTGAGGGAAAACGAGAAGAACCGCAAGCTGATTGAGCTGCTCGATTTCCTCGAGTTCAACCAGGTGGTCATCTTTGTCAAAACAGTCCAGCGCTGCGTGGCTCTTGCGCAGCTGTTGGTGGAACAGAACTTCCCCGCCATCGCAATCCACCGTGCCATGACTCAGGAGGAAAGGCTGTCCCGCTACCAGCAGTTCAAAGACTTTCAGAAGCGGATCCTCGTGGCCACAAACTTGTTCGGGCGGGGTATGGATATTGAGAGAGTTAACATCGTCTTCAACTACGATATGCCTGAAGACTCAGACACATACCTCCACAGGGTTGCTAGAGCTGGACGTTTTGGCACCAAGGGGTTGGCGCTGACATTTGTAGCTGATGAGCAGGACGCAAGAACCTTAAATGAAGTACAGGACCGGTTCGACGTGAACGTCTCCGAGCTGCCCGAGGAAATCGACATTTCCTCTTATATCGAAGGTCGCTGA